The genomic segment CGCCGGGTAGAGTCACGCGAACAGGAGGTGTCAGCGTGACGGTGTGTCGTGTCGTGGTGGTCGGTGCAGGGGTCAGCGGACTCGTGGCGGCCCGAGAACTGACCAAGCACCCGGAGCTGGAGGTCATCTGCCTGGAGGGCAGTGATCGCGTCGGGGGGCAGCTGCACACCCTGGAGATCGACGGGGCAGCCGTCGATGTGGGCGCTGAGGCCATCCACCTCGGAGCGCCACATGTCGCCGCCCTGGTGCGTGAGCTGGGCCTGGCCGAACGCGTCGTCGGGGCCGCACGAGGCGCCAGCGTGATGGGGACCCGCAAGGGCCTTCGCCCGCTGCCCGCCGGCGTCGGACCCACCGGCCCCACCAAGATCTGGCCGGTCCTCAAGTCCGGCATCCTCACCCCCCGCGGCCTGCTCCGCGCCGGGCTGGAACCCCTGATGGCCCGACGACGCGTCCCCGAGGACGTCACGGTGGGCAGCTTCACCCAGGGCCGTTTCGGCAAGGAGGTCACCGACACCTTCGTCGACCCCTTGCTGGGCAACCTGCACGGTGGGGACGTGCACCGGCTCTCCCTGCAGGCCACCGCACCGCAGCTCGTGGCCGATGCCAGCAATGGCACCTCGATGCTGCTCAAGAACCTGCACCTGCCCGCCCCGCTGGCGGGTCTGGCCGCACGGGTCCGTCGCACGCCCGCGCTCGGGAGTCCACGGCCCGGTGCCTCACGCGGCGGCTCCGCGCTCCCCATGTTCGCCACCTGGCCCGGCGGCCTGCAGGAGCTGACCGCCGCGCTGGCCGCCGAGGTCGATGTCCGCACCGACGCGCGTGTCACCGGTCTGGAGCGCGAGGGGCAGGGCTGGCGGGTCCTGGTGGAGGGCCAGGAGCCATTGCTGGCCGACCACGTGCTGCTCACCGCGCCCGGTGCCGCCTCCGCTGAGCTGCTGCGGGAGCACTGCCCCCAGGCCGCCGCACTCTACGACCATGTGCCGATGGCCTCGGTGGCCACCGTGGTGCTCGGCTACGAGCCGGCCGCCGCCACCGCCAATCCGACGCTGCGCGACCACAACGGCATCCTGCTGCCCAGCAATCTTGTGCGCACCTTCAAGGCCGCCACCAACCTGAGCCGCAAGTGGCCCGGTCTGGGCGCGCGGCACCACCTCATGCGAGCCTCCGTCGGACGTTTCGGCAGCAGTCTGGCCGAGGAACTGACCGACGAGCAGATGACCCGTCGCGTCGCCGACGAGATCAGCGACCTGACCGGTCTGGCCGCGCGGCCCGAGCTCGCCCAGGTGCACCGCTGGCCCGCGTCGATGCCGCAGCTGCAGCCCGGGCACAAGGACCGCGTCGAGGCCGCCCGTGACGCCCTCGCCACGGTCGGCGGGATCACCATCGCTGGATGCAGCGTCGACGGCCTGGGCATCGGGTCCACCGTGAAGTCGGGCCAACAGGCGGCCCGCGAGATCATCACCACCTGCAAGGACAAGGACTGACCGTGACCGCCA from the Luteococcus japonicus genome contains:
- the hemG gene encoding protoporphyrinogen oxidase; protein product: MTVCRVVVVGAGVSGLVAARELTKHPELEVICLEGSDRVGGQLHTLEIDGAAVDVGAEAIHLGAPHVAALVRELGLAERVVGAARGASVMGTRKGLRPLPAGVGPTGPTKIWPVLKSGILTPRGLLRAGLEPLMARRRVPEDVTVGSFTQGRFGKEVTDTFVDPLLGNLHGGDVHRLSLQATAPQLVADASNGTSMLLKNLHLPAPLAGLAARVRRTPALGSPRPGASRGGSALPMFATWPGGLQELTAALAAEVDVRTDARVTGLEREGQGWRVLVEGQEPLLADHVLLTAPGAASAELLREHCPQAAALYDHVPMASVATVVLGYEPAAATANPTLRDHNGILLPSNLVRTFKAATNLSRKWPGLGARHHLMRASVGRFGSSLAEELTDEQMTRRVADEISDLTGLAARPELAQVHRWPASMPQLQPGHKDRVEAARDALATVGGITIAGCSVDGLGIGSTVKSGQQAAREIITTCKDKD